Proteins encoded within one genomic window of Gadus macrocephalus chromosome 18, ASM3116895v1:
- the LOC132446830 gene encoding uncharacterized protein LOC132446830: MPFEMLSSDVNITYITSFLTVADPCHLYVLTADHCHPFLPALLVLGEAIHVVTLLGPIGASKRCTANHALGWTNALVVHTADDFLDNIIQRTHTKYQLESHLQLVMMSSHHPHGGCPLALVILLLVSMDPTATEVVRSVSDCAKFFLEETPPEIPGVLQHGTIQDQNRYKPICQTFYNTRRFMTLYDTDKKIPVFSAYRYTGHTVDRPSAIWKGEPQLETATSTEVNMRKMKKPTHQASLIDYKSKTYNKGHLFPSSHASDKVVQESTFTMTNAVPQDKTFNVGSWGRMEENVKDRMDELCYNQNDQIEAFVVTGAIPSANTPPLNNKVNIPTILWTAFCCFNKDSGKWLTSAHWGDNNANTPRLETKTLLQLRDTHRPA, translated from the exons atgccctttgaaatgctatcaagtgatgtgaacattacttacattacatcgtttttgacggttgctgacccctgtcacttatacgttttgacggctgaccattgccatccatttcttcctgcgctcttggtccttggggaagccatacatgtggtaacccttctcggaccgattggagcatccaaacgctgcacagccaaccatg ctctggggTGGACCAACGCACTTGTGGTTCACACCGCCGACGACTTTTTGGACAATATCATTCAGAGAACCCACACCAAATATCAGCTGGAATCCC ATCTGCAGcttgtgatgatgtcatcacatCACCCACACGGTGGCTGTCCATTGGCTCTTGTCATTCTGCTTCTCGTGTCCATGGATCCTACAGCCACTGAGGTGGTGAGATCAGTCAGCGACTGTGCTAAATTCTTCCTGGAAGAAACCCCACCAGAAATACCAGGagtcctgcagcacggaaccaTTCAGGACCAGAATCGCTACAAGCCCATTTGCCAAACATTCTATAATACCAGGAGGTTCATGACGCTCTATGACACAGATAAGAAGATCCCAGTGTTTTCTGCATATAGATACACAGGACACACAGTGGACAGACCCAGTGCCATATGGAAGGGGGAGCCACAG CTTGAAACTGCAACGAGTACAGAAGTGAACATGAGAAAAATGAAGAAACCAACACACCAGGCTTCCCTAATAGACTACAAGAGTAAAACTTATAATAAAGGGCATTTGTTTCCAAGTTCTCATGCAAGCGACAAAGTTGTTCAGGAATCCACGTTCACCATGACCAATGCAGTGCCACAAGATAAAACATTCAATGTCGGGAGCTGGGGCAGAATGGAGGAAAACGTAAAAGATCGGATGGATGAATTATGCTACAACCAAAACGACCAAATTGAAGCATTCGTTGTGACAGGAGCGATTCCCAGTGCTAACACACCACCACTCAACAACAAGGTCAATATACCAACAATTCTCTGGACAGCATTTTGTTGCTTTAACAAAGATAGTGGAAAATGGTTAACATCCGCACACTGGGGTGACAACAATGCAAATACTCCTAGGCTAGAGACCAAAACTTTACTACAACTGAGAGATActcatagg